From Pelosinus fermentans DSM 17108, the proteins below share one genomic window:
- a CDS encoding LysR family transcriptional regulator, with protein MELRHLEYFMAMYQELHFTKAAEKLNISQPTLSQQIRILESEVGSPLFDRIGKKVFVTKAGDILYHHCLQIFGELKQAHTAIEELEGLKRGHLVVGCSGSHVLISSVVKFHTRYPGVKISIVQLSTEEIKDQLLTNELDIGIAFLPLDDLLLQNLHLYTEELCIAVHKDNPLAKNSNIALEVLKSIPIVLLPPKYIIRQFIDQATEKLGFLFNPMIEIMPFEHLLEIVGRDIAVTILPRSYINSFGNDNIISIPIDDPHMKKSMGVIYRKDIIIPAATDRFIEELILGFRNFHF; from the coding sequence ATGGAGCTTCGGCATTTAGAATATTTTATGGCCATGTATCAAGAACTTCATTTTACAAAAGCAGCTGAAAAATTAAATATTTCTCAACCTACTTTAAGTCAGCAAATTCGTATTTTAGAAAGTGAAGTAGGCTCTCCCCTCTTCGATCGAATTGGCAAAAAGGTTTTCGTTACCAAAGCGGGTGATATTCTCTATCATCATTGCCTGCAAATTTTTGGAGAATTAAAACAAGCACACACTGCGATTGAAGAATTAGAAGGATTAAAGCGAGGTCATCTTGTTGTTGGCTGTTCTGGAAGTCATGTGCTAATCTCTTCTGTTGTAAAATTTCATACCCGCTACCCTGGTGTCAAAATATCCATTGTGCAACTATCAACAGAAGAAATAAAAGATCAATTACTAACAAATGAATTGGATATTGGCATTGCCTTTCTTCCCTTAGATGATCTTCTACTACAAAACCTTCATCTCTATACCGAAGAATTGTGTATTGCAGTGCACAAAGACAATCCACTTGCCAAGAACTCAAACATAGCTTTGGAAGTACTAAAATCCATCCCCATTGTTTTACTCCCTCCAAAATATATCATCAGACAATTTATTGATCAAGCTACAGAAAAACTCGGTTTTCTATTCAATCCTATGATAGAAATAATGCCTTTTGAGCATTTATTAGAAATTGTAGGCCGTGATATTGCAGTAACAATTCTTCCTCGTTCTTATATTAATAGTTTTGGAAATGACAATATAATCTCCATTCCCATTGATGACCCTCACATGAAAAAATCCATGGGCGTTATCTATCGAAAAGACATCATTATTCCTGCAGCCACGGATAGATTTATAGAAGAATTAATACTTGGATTCAGGAATTTCCATTTCTAA
- a CDS encoding NTP transferase domain-containing protein produces MTLPGQSKSLKYEQKENKTTGGIIVAAGKASVRNELDPLLKIGSITIVKRIVLTFQQVGISPIVVITGHRAEEIEHDLADYGVIFLRNSQYENSQMFDSAKIGLEFLQNKCDQVIFNPVNISLFTPDTIQRMMERGEKLISPSYHGKAGHPLLVSSELIPGILKYEGNLGMRGAIQSIGVERKWIAIEDEGILHDTDAIGRLDQLLKKHNHQILHPFVRISIEKEALFFNSRTKLLLILIQDTHSVRSACRHIALSYSKAWNMLNELEQELGYAVVERKHGGSKGGKTYLTKEGIDFLEKYQEFEHNVRQYAKSEFDRLF; encoded by the coding sequence TTGACACTACCTGGACAGAGTAAGTCGCTTAAGTATGAACAAAAGGAAAACAAAACAACAGGTGGCATAATTGTTGCAGCAGGAAAGGCATCAGTAAGAAACGAACTAGATCCGCTATTGAAGATTGGCTCTATTACAATAGTAAAAAGAATTGTATTAACCTTTCAGCAAGTAGGAATTTCGCCTATTGTAGTTATAACAGGGCATAGAGCTGAAGAAATTGAACATGATTTAGCAGATTATGGGGTCATATTTTTGCGAAATTCACAGTATGAAAATTCACAAATGTTTGATTCTGCAAAAATCGGACTTGAGTTTTTACAGAATAAATGTGATCAGGTAATCTTCAATCCAGTAAATATTTCCTTATTTACGCCCGATACGATTCAAAGAATGATGGAACGTGGTGAAAAGTTAATTTCTCCATCTTATCATGGAAAAGCTGGTCATCCTCTATTGGTATCTTCTGAATTGATTCCTGGAATTCTAAAGTATGAGGGGAATCTGGGAATGCGGGGAGCCATTCAAAGTATTGGAGTGGAAAGGAAATGGATAGCGATAGAAGATGAGGGCATCCTTCATGATACGGATGCTATTGGTCGATTAGATCAACTTTTAAAAAAACATAATCATCAGATTCTACATCCTTTTGTTAGGATTAGTATTGAAAAAGAAGCGCTGTTTTTTAATTCAAGAACAAAGCTGCTCTTGATTTTGATTCAGGATACACACTCGGTACGAAGCGCTTGCAGACATATTGCTTTGTCGTATAGTAAAGCATGGAACATGCTAAATGAATTAGAACAAGAGTTAGGTTATGCCGTGGTGGAAAGAAAACATGGCGGCAGCAAGGGCGGAAAAACATATTTGACTAAAGAGGGTATTGATTTTTTGGAAAAATATCAGGAATTTGAACACAATGTACGTCAATATGCAAAAAGCGAATTTGACCGATTATTTTAG
- a CDS encoding EAL domain-containing protein, producing the protein MAEGVENNEEIKILQTCGCTEIQGYYFSKPLSADKFFEWYYTR; encoded by the coding sequence ATTGCTGAAGGTGTTGAAAATAACGAGGAGATAAAGATTTTACAAACATGCGGCTGTACTGAAATACAGGGATATTATTTTTCAAAGCCGTTATCTGCTGACAAATTCTTCGAATGGTATTATACTAGATAA
- a CDS encoding RidA family protein, whose protein sequence is MTKRKAFSAAGAVSVGPYSHAVECGEMVYLSGQTPIDSKTGKLVDGDIGAQAKQCFINLFHVLSAANLTPEHVVKVNVFLTDMSDFTAMNEVYEKQFETPYPARTTIGVAELPLNAKVEIEMIARKE, encoded by the coding sequence ATGACGAAAAGAAAAGCCTTTAGCGCTGCAGGCGCCGTTTCAGTTGGTCCTTACTCTCATGCTGTTGAATGTGGTGAAATGGTGTATTTATCCGGACAGACTCCCATTGATTCCAAGACGGGAAAGTTGGTGGATGGTGATATTGGAGCGCAGGCCAAACAATGCTTTATAAATTTATTTCATGTGTTGTCCGCTGCGAACTTAACGCCGGAACATGTTGTGAAAGTGAATGTATTTTTAACGGATATGAGTGACTTTACTGCTATGAATGAAGTGTATGAAAAGCAGTTTGAAACACCCTATCCTGCAAGGACAACCATTGGTGTAGCTGAATTACCTCTTAATGCAAAAGTTGAAATTGAAATGATTGCACGAAAGGAGTGA
- the nudC gene encoding NAD(+) diphosphatase, producing MDIKNAYWFLFHDDELLVKEVEGISTILSSSDIELLRLNPINIQCIGTLHEQECFIAHLDDETIPEDFFWKKVRPLYGNMEDECFGYACRALHIINWMKTSKFCGCCGTPMKVSQQELAMQCSSCGHIVYPRISPAIIVAVTRDDQILLARSNRFPPNRYSVIAGFVEPGESLEDCVQRELKEEVGVEVHSIRYFGNQPWPFPDSLMIAFTAQCSTEKITIDNQEIVEAGWFSAHNLPDIPDKLSVARRLIDWFVEKQTVIHT from the coding sequence ATGGATATTAAAAATGCATATTGGTTTTTATTTCATGATGATGAGCTTTTAGTCAAAGAAGTGGAAGGAATCAGTACGATCCTTTCAAGTTCTGATATAGAATTATTAAGACTTAATCCCATCAACATCCAGTGTATTGGTACTCTTCATGAACAAGAATGCTTTATTGCTCACTTAGATGATGAGACAATACCGGAAGATTTCTTTTGGAAAAAAGTGCGTCCTTTATATGGAAATATGGAAGACGAATGTTTTGGGTATGCTTGCCGCGCGCTTCATATCATAAACTGGATGAAAACCAGTAAATTTTGCGGTTGCTGCGGAACTCCCATGAAGGTATCCCAGCAAGAACTTGCCATGCAATGTTCAAGCTGCGGTCATATTGTCTACCCCCGCATATCTCCGGCTATTATTGTAGCAGTTACAAGAGATGATCAAATCCTTCTAGCACGTTCCAATCGATTCCCGCCTAACCGTTATAGCGTTATTGCAGGTTTTGTGGAGCCAGGTGAATCACTAGAAGATTGTGTTCAACGAGAACTAAAAGAAGAGGTCGGAGTTGAAGTACATTCTATCCGTTATTTTGGAAACCAACCGTGGCCTTTTCCCGATTCTTTGATGATTGCCTTTACAGCTCAATGTTCAACAGAAAAAATAACCATTGATAACCAAGAAATTGTAGAAGCCGGCTGGTTTTCTGCTCATAACCTTCCCGATATTCCGGATAAATTAAGTGTAGCAAGACGACTCATTGACTGGTTCGTAGAAAAACAAACAGTGATTCACACCTAA
- the xdh gene encoding selenium-dependent xanthine dehydrogenase encodes MFTLHINGKEVVSQIDKPLLVFLREDLQITSAKDGCSEGACGTCTVLVDGKAVKACVQKVSKFVGKQIVTVEGLSEREKAVYEHSFGEAGAVQCGFCIPGMIISAKALLNVNLNPTISEVKKAIRGNLCRCTGYKKIEEAILLAAAYFRNELPLPISSSELKVAQKFKRIDVAEKVNGTGIFVDDLKLPGMIYAKTVRSRYPRAIVNKIDISKAEVHPDCVKILLAKDVPHNVIGHAKQDWDVMIAEGQTTRYIGDSLALVATYHKEKLDEVCNLVEVDYTELTPITCPTDGLKADAPLIHADGNVMSRAILQRGNADEAIKNSKYVVTRKYKTPFQEHGFMEPECAIAMPEGEDGIFLYSGAQSVYDEQREIALMLQIPLEKVHCQTQLVGGGFGGKEDMSVQHLAALMAWYTKKPVKVKFSRQESLDYHVKRHAMEMEFTTACDENGYLTGMKAVIIADTGAYASLGGPVLHRACTHAAGPYNYQNIDIFGMSVYTNNVVAGAFRGFGVTQSCFATENNINLLAEMAGISPWEIRYRNAIRPGQVLPNGQIADESVAMAECLEAVKDVYESNPYAGIAIAFKNSGTGVGKKDIGRCILSIEQGKVHIRTSAACMGQGLGTMCVTVLCETTGLDPSCIVHERADTIRTPNSGTSTASRQTVVTGEAVRRGSEKLKAEMDKGLTLADLEGREFSGEYSVKTDPMGAFKDNPISHVSYSYGAQVVVLNKEGKVEKVVAAYDVGTPVNIQSVEGQIEGGIIMGLGYAMTEEFKVECGYPKTKLGTLGLMRATEAPELETILVQGKGKIPETYGAKGCGELCLIPTAPACSHAYYRLDSKFRTQLPLQDTFYKK; translated from the coding sequence ATGTTTACCCTGCATATCAATGGTAAAGAGGTAGTTTCCCAAATTGACAAACCTTTATTGGTTTTTTTAAGAGAGGATTTGCAAATTACTTCTGCAAAAGATGGCTGCAGTGAAGGAGCCTGTGGAACATGTACTGTGTTAGTGGATGGAAAAGCAGTGAAAGCCTGTGTGCAAAAAGTTTCAAAATTTGTAGGCAAACAAATTGTAACAGTAGAAGGATTAAGCGAACGGGAAAAGGCTGTTTATGAACATTCTTTTGGCGAAGCAGGTGCAGTTCAATGTGGATTTTGTATTCCAGGTATGATTATTTCTGCAAAGGCATTATTGAATGTTAACCTAAATCCAACGATTTCAGAGGTAAAGAAAGCAATTAGAGGAAACCTTTGCCGTTGTACCGGTTATAAAAAAATAGAAGAAGCCATTTTATTGGCAGCGGCATATTTCAGGAATGAGCTGCCCCTTCCCATTTCTTCAAGTGAATTAAAGGTGGCCCAGAAATTTAAGCGCATTGATGTAGCAGAAAAAGTAAATGGAACTGGTATTTTTGTCGATGATCTTAAATTACCCGGCATGATTTATGCAAAAACAGTTCGGTCCCGATATCCAAGAGCGATCGTTAACAAAATAGATATTAGTAAGGCAGAAGTGCACCCAGACTGTGTAAAAATTTTATTGGCGAAGGATGTTCCCCATAATGTGATCGGTCATGCCAAGCAAGATTGGGACGTAATGATTGCTGAGGGGCAAACAACTAGATATATAGGGGATTCATTGGCATTGGTAGCAACCTATCATAAAGAAAAATTAGATGAAGTCTGTAACTTGGTAGAAGTTGATTACACAGAGTTAACACCGATTACCTGTCCCACTGATGGGCTAAAGGCAGATGCTCCTCTGATCCATGCGGATGGAAATGTTATGAGTCGTGCGATTCTTCAACGAGGCAATGCGGATGAAGCCATTAAAAATTCTAAATATGTCGTAACTAGAAAATATAAAACACCATTTCAAGAACATGGTTTCATGGAACCGGAATGTGCCATTGCCATGCCAGAAGGAGAAGACGGCATTTTCTTATATTCTGGTGCTCAGTCTGTGTATGATGAACAGCGTGAAATTGCATTGATGCTTCAGATCCCTCTGGAAAAAGTACATTGTCAGACTCAATTGGTGGGAGGTGGATTTGGCGGTAAGGAAGATATGAGTGTTCAACATCTTGCCGCATTAATGGCATGGTACACAAAAAAGCCAGTTAAAGTAAAATTTTCACGGCAGGAAAGTCTGGACTATCATGTTAAGCGTCATGCCATGGAAATGGAATTTACGACAGCTTGTGATGAAAATGGTTATTTAACAGGCATGAAAGCGGTTATTATTGCAGATACAGGTGCCTATGCATCCCTGGGAGGACCTGTATTGCATCGTGCCTGTACTCATGCTGCTGGTCCCTATAATTATCAGAATATTGACATTTTTGGCATGTCTGTTTATACCAATAATGTGGTTGCTGGAGCATTCCGGGGTTTTGGTGTAACACAAAGCTGCTTTGCTACGGAAAATAATATTAACTTATTGGCAGAAATGGCGGGTATTTCCCCGTGGGAAATACGTTACCGCAATGCAATAAGGCCCGGGCAGGTGCTCCCTAATGGACAGATTGCCGATGAAAGTGTCGCCATGGCAGAATGTTTGGAAGCAGTTAAGGATGTATATGAATCCAACCCATATGCAGGGATTGCTATAGCATTTAAAAATAGCGGCACGGGTGTAGGCAAGAAGGACATTGGGCGCTGTATTTTATCCATTGAACAAGGCAAGGTTCACATTCGAACTTCGGCAGCTTGTATGGGGCAGGGTCTTGGAACCATGTGTGTGACGGTGTTGTGCGAAACAACGGGCTTAGATCCTTCCTGCATCGTACACGAAAGAGCCGATACGATACGAACACCTAACTCAGGAACAAGTACAGCTTCCCGGCAAACGGTAGTAACTGGTGAAGCGGTTAGACGAGGATCCGAAAAATTGAAAGCAGAAATGGATAAAGGATTAACATTGGCGGATTTGGAAGGTCGGGAATTTTCTGGAGAGTATTCTGTCAAGACGGATCCAATGGGGGCTTTTAAAGACAATCCCATCAGTCATGTTAGTTATAGTTATGGAGCACAGGTTGTTGTCCTGAATAAAGAGGGAAAAGTTGAAAAAGTAGTGGCGGCCTATGATGTGGGGACACCTGTTAATATCCAGTCTGTAGAAGGTCAAATTGAAGGCGGCATCATCATGGGATTGGGTTATGCGATGACGGAAGAGTTTAAAGTGGAATGTGGTTATCCAAAGACCAAACTTGGCACATTAGGCCTTATGAGAGCAACGGAAGCTCCTGAATTGGAAACCATTCTAGTGCAGGGGAAGGGCAAAATTCCTGAAACCTATGGAGCAAAAGGCTGCGGAGAATTATGTTTGATTCCGACGGCTCCAGCTTGTTCTCATGCTTATTATCGGTTAGACAGCAAATTCCGTACGCAGCTGCCATTACAAGATACCTTTTATAAGAAGTAA
- a CDS encoding EAL domain-containing protein: MPQIQIAVNVSAIQFQEKHFLSTLQEILRNYNMNPAYLELELTEGILMRDANTATRELHLLKELGVKLSIDDFGTGYSSLQYLSQFPIDKLKIDQTFIRAMATHAFQVLQL, from the coding sequence TTGCCTCAAATACAAATCGCTGTCAACGTCTCTGCTATCCAATTCCAAGAAAAGCATTTTCTTTCTACTCTGCAAGAAATCTTAAGAAATTATAATATGAATCCCGCTTACCTGGAACTTGAATTAACAGAGGGAATATTAATGAGAGATGCCAATACTGCAACCAGAGAACTCCATTTATTAAAAGAACTGGGTGTAAAATTATCCATCGATGATTTCGGTACCGGATATTCAAGTTTACAATATTTAAGCCAGTTCCCTATTGATAAACTTAAAATTGACCAAACTTTTATTCGAGCAATGGCTACACATGCTTTTCAAGTCTTGCAATTGTAG
- a CDS encoding bifunctional diguanylate cyclase/phosphodiesterase — protein sequence MKAQTLQHQIKLWTVLLIVVPSLLIMTIYTVGQISLAKQQNLELIEQRVHAQKRLIDYWLEERTENIRDLSRTEAFRTLDESQMERALYFKQQLDNYFDSFSYIDKKGFFKISTFTLEQRNSPATDNPYFEAAKARKSYVSNVVIDPNSGQPIINISSPIYDYNGDFQGLILGSIKIVTLEKLLRENWIGQTGEIFLINREGTMLTDPRHLNLQVDKDMARDAAKTNFKLTENTFRSIAPGESSTTTWIDYLGNKVLGAYLDVPERGWTLIGKINEDEVLSPIYKQLAMMASATVMLILLILPLAKKITNQIKLPIDWLIQQSNQVATENYQLVAQYNASKNMPYELDILCETFFNMSHKIKNTVRLLKKNEAKLGNHMLEIQEINATLEEEMMERQAAQAALVNLNTDLENKINERTQDLQDMNAALEEEIMERQAAQEALNEKNQVIKNIAYSDSLTGLPNRALLNKRLKKEMERTRCGESVGAVLFIDLDDLKMVNDTFGHTYGDALITMAGKRIVETVSDHGFVGRIGGDEFMVILSGEHDRKNIIHSADMIVEAFNQDMEALGIRFHTSASVGIAVYPADGDTTEEIFKNADNAMYAAKKAGKNCWRFYETTMQIEAYDKILLINSLRHAIENQELSLHYQPQVDMNGCTVGFEALLRWNSPEHGAISPARFIPLAEQNGLIQKIGNWVLKEASHFARRLVDKGWGHIHVAVNVSPYQLCADDFIDVVREALVNAGIEPNQLEIEITENALIESLEDSTHILEKIQAMGIRLSLDDFGTGYSSLTYLQRLPVKTLKIDKAFIDMILTNKAQKAIIRTIIDMAHIMKMNVIAEGVETQIQIAYLAKCHCDLLQGYIISPPVPEVEAIDFLSYCKQ from the coding sequence ATGAAGGCACAGACGCTACAGCACCAAATTAAATTATGGACAGTTTTGCTTATTGTTGTTCCAAGCTTACTGATCATGACGATTTATACGGTTGGTCAAATTTCACTAGCTAAACAACAAAATCTAGAATTAATTGAGCAGCGAGTACATGCTCAAAAGCGATTAATTGATTACTGGCTGGAAGAGAGAACTGAAAATATTCGTGACCTAAGCCGGACAGAAGCTTTTCGAACTTTAGACGAGTCACAAATGGAACGTGCTCTATACTTTAAGCAGCAGCTTGATAATTATTTTGATTCATTTTCATACATTGATAAAAAAGGTTTTTTTAAAATTTCTACTTTCACTTTAGAGCAGCGCAATTCTCCTGCAACCGACAATCCCTATTTTGAAGCGGCGAAGGCAAGAAAATCATATGTATCAAATGTAGTTATTGACCCGAATAGTGGTCAGCCCATAATTAATATTTCTTCCCCGATCTATGATTATAATGGAGATTTCCAAGGGCTAATACTTGGATCAATCAAAATCGTAACATTAGAAAAACTCTTACGTGAGAATTGGATTGGTCAAACAGGAGAAATCTTTTTGATTAACCGAGAAGGCACCATGCTTACCGATCCACGACACCTTAATTTGCAAGTAGACAAAGACATGGCCAGAGATGCAGCGAAAACGAATTTTAAACTCACAGAAAATACCTTTCGCTCTATAGCACCTGGCGAGTCAAGTACAACAACTTGGATTGATTATTTAGGAAATAAGGTTCTAGGTGCTTACTTAGACGTACCTGAACGAGGCTGGACGCTAATCGGCAAGATCAACGAAGACGAGGTTCTATCCCCTATTTATAAACAACTGGCAATGATGGCTAGTGCTACAGTCATGTTAATATTACTAATTCTCCCCCTGGCTAAGAAGATAACCAATCAGATTAAATTACCCATTGACTGGTTGATTCAGCAATCGAATCAAGTAGCAACTGAGAACTATCAACTAGTTGCTCAATATAACGCCTCAAAAAATATGCCCTATGAATTAGACATCTTATGCGAAACATTCTTCAATATGAGTCACAAAATAAAAAACACCGTGAGGCTGCTGAAAAAAAATGAAGCGAAACTAGGAAATCATATGCTGGAAATACAAGAAATTAATGCTACCCTGGAAGAAGAAATGATGGAACGGCAAGCAGCCCAAGCTGCACTCGTTAATCTAAACACTGACCTGGAAAACAAAATTAATGAGCGAACACAAGATTTACAAGATATGAATGCAGCTCTCGAAGAAGAAATCATGGAGCGTCAAGCAGCCCAAGAAGCTTTGAATGAAAAAAACCAAGTCATCAAGAACATTGCTTATTCTGATAGTCTCACCGGCTTACCCAACCGCGCACTTTTAAACAAGCGTCTAAAGAAAGAAATGGAAAGAACTCGCTGTGGTGAATCAGTTGGCGCTGTCTTGTTCATTGATTTAGACGATTTAAAAATGGTAAACGATACTTTTGGCCATACATATGGTGATGCCCTAATCACCATGGCCGGAAAACGGATCGTGGAAACCGTTAGTGATCATGGTTTTGTTGGCCGCATTGGCGGAGATGAATTCATGGTTATTTTATCTGGTGAACATGATCGTAAAAATATCATTCATAGCGCTGACATGATTGTTGAAGCTTTCAATCAGGATATGGAAGCCCTTGGAATTCGCTTTCATACATCTGCCAGCGTTGGCATTGCTGTATATCCTGCTGATGGAGACACAACAGAGGAAATTTTCAAAAATGCAGACAACGCGATGTATGCAGCCAAAAAAGCAGGGAAAAACTGTTGGCGCTTCTACGAAACAACAATGCAAATAGAAGCCTATGACAAAATCCTGCTCATCAATAGTTTGCGTCATGCAATCGAGAATCAAGAGCTATCATTGCATTATCAGCCACAGGTAGACATGAACGGCTGCACGGTAGGATTTGAAGCACTACTTCGGTGGAATAGCCCAGAACATGGTGCAATATCACCAGCCCGCTTTATTCCCCTAGCTGAGCAAAACGGTCTCATACAAAAAATCGGAAATTGGGTTCTCAAAGAAGCAAGTCATTTCGCACGTAGATTAGTCGATAAAGGATGGGGGCATATTCATGTTGCCGTTAATGTATCTCCCTACCAATTATGTGCCGATGACTTTATCGATGTAGTAAGAGAAGCACTCGTTAACGCAGGGATTGAACCTAACCAGCTGGAAATTGAAATAACTGAAAATGCATTAATCGAATCATTAGAAGATAGTACTCATATTCTTGAAAAAATTCAAGCAATGGGAATACGTTTGTCCCTGGATGATTTCGGTACCGGCTACTCTTCCCTAACCTATCTTCAGCGCTTACCAGTAAAGACCTTAAAAATTGATAAAGCTTTCATCGATATGATATTAACGAATAAAGCACAAAAAGCCATTATTCGAACGATCATAGACATGGCTCACATTATGAAGATGAACGTGATTGCTGAAGGTGTAGAAACCCAAATACAAATTGCATATTTAGCAAAATGTCATTGCGATCTTTTGCAAGGATATATAATCAGCCCTCCAGTACCAGAAGTTGAAGCGATCGATTTTCTGTCTTACTGTAAACAATAA
- a CDS encoding polysaccharide deacetylase family protein, protein MVTRRQFLFGCAGTLAALSGASFASEYKKINKSIPILLYHRVGYQLDNYTVSPARFEDDMRTLNREGYTCLSLAQVKQYLQSSRSTPLPDKSILITLDDGYLDNYINVFPILQQYNMKASFYIITGMIGEDDRLTASQIREMQAAGMDFGSHTVTHRFLSDLTPAEMKIELTKSKFTLEQLLGKGIDFIAYPGGSYNPQTLTIAKEAGYEAGLSTHYGYEMFHSPFEMKRIPLFHYDRSITYVMLRKGLLPTLLQ, encoded by the coding sequence GTGGTTACCAGACGTCAATTTTTATTCGGTTGTGCAGGCACTTTGGCCGCCCTCTCTGGAGCATCATTTGCTTCAGAATACAAAAAAATTAATAAAAGCATACCTATTTTACTATATCATAGAGTGGGTTACCAATTAGATAATTATACCGTTAGCCCTGCACGGTTTGAAGACGATATGAGAACACTAAACAGAGAAGGCTACACCTGCTTATCCCTCGCACAAGTTAAACAATATCTACAGTCTAGCCGATCTACACCCCTACCAGATAAATCCATCCTCATCACACTGGATGATGGTTATCTAGATAATTACATCAATGTCTTTCCAATTCTTCAACAATATAATATGAAGGCTAGTTTTTACATCATTACAGGCATGATTGGAGAAGATGATCGATTGACAGCTTCTCAAATACGAGAAATGCAAGCAGCAGGTATGGATTTTGGCTCCCACACTGTCACTCACCGATTCCTTAGTGATTTAACTCCTGCAGAAATGAAAATAGAGTTAACCAAATCTAAATTTACCTTAGAGCAACTTTTAGGAAAGGGTATAGACTTTATCGCTTATCCTGGCGGCAGCTATAATCCTCAAACACTTACCATTGCTAAGGAAGCCGGATATGAAGCAGGTCTTTCAACCCACTATGGCTATGAAATGTTTCATAGTCCGTTTGAAATGAAAAGGATTCCGCTTTTTCATTATGATCGGTCTATTACGTACGTAATGCTGCGCAAAGGTCTCCTTCCGACCTTACTTCAATAG
- a CDS encoding phosphatase PAP2 family protein → MYNIIKTILSSLQQKWPGLYILIGFLISGFMLAEFAELAWKTLFVRQMDLFDQLIIALVRYYANHNLDIIMIHITTLGSAPFYGALSVLILIGLAFFRKWLEASALTICLLGGGLLNYLLKHLFVRARPDMFHVIKETGYSFPSGHAMVSLCFYGMLAYLISLKISSWTWRFILFITTAIFIVIIGISRIYLGVHYPTDVLAGYAAGSTWLFFCISLLMWWEHKNNT, encoded by the coding sequence ATGTACAATATAATCAAAACGATTCTATCTTCCCTGCAGCAAAAATGGCCTGGATTGTATATTTTAATTGGATTCTTGATTAGTGGGTTCATGTTGGCAGAATTTGCTGAATTGGCATGGAAAACGTTATTTGTACGCCAAATGGATCTTTTTGATCAGCTAATCATTGCTCTTGTCCGTTATTATGCCAATCATAATCTTGACATAATCATGATTCATATTACAACGCTAGGTTCAGCTCCTTTCTACGGAGCATTATCAGTATTGATTCTGATCGGTCTTGCTTTTTTTCGAAAATGGCTGGAGGCTTCTGCATTAACCATTTGTCTGCTAGGCGGCGGACTGCTTAATTATTTATTAAAACATCTCTTTGTACGTGCTAGACCTGATATGTTCCATGTTATTAAAGAAACAGGGTATAGTTTCCCCAGTGGGCATGCCATGGTTTCACTATGCTTTTATGGTATGCTTGCATATTTGATCAGCCTTAAGATCTCCTCATGGACTTGGCGATTTATATTATTTATAACAACAGCCATCTTTATTGTAATTATTGGAATCAGTCGCATCTATTTAGGAGTACATTATCCCACAGATGTATTAGCAGGATACGCTGCAGGTTCTACCTGGCTATTTTTTTGTATATCCTTACTTATGTGGTGGGAACACAAAAATAATACATAA